The stretch of DNA GTGCACGCAGCCAGCCCCGCGGCCGACAGGACGATAGCAATAATGACGCGCATGTTGGTCGCTCCAACCGGGAGCCGTCGCTGAAAGACTGCGGCGACGGCCTGGGGCCCTCGCAGAATTTACCCCTCAGGATTGCGCGATTGGATTAATCGAGGGTTACTAGGGACCGGGTTCCTATGCGTAGTCCTACGTGGCGGGATGTGTGCAGGTGCACACATCCCGCCGGGAAGGCGTCGGGGTTACCTCAGCGCACCAGCACATTCCTGAACTGCCAGGGATCCGACGTGTCGATGTCTTCCGGAAACAGGCCCGGACGGTCCGACAGCGGCGTCCAGTCGGTGTAAAAACCCTTCACTGGGCCGAGATACGGCATCTGGATTTCGAGGCAGCGGCGGAAATCCATCTCGTCGGCCTCGACGATGCCGGCTTCCGGGTTTTCCAGCGCCCAGACCATGCCGGCCAGCACGGCCGAGGACACCTGCATGCCGGTGGCGTTCTGGTAGGGGCAGATGCGGCGGGTTTCCTCGATCGAGAGCTGCGAGCCGTACCAATAGGCGTTCTTGCCGTGGCCGTAGAGCAGCACGCCGAGCTCGTCGATGCCGTCCTCGATCTCGTTCTCGTCCAGAATGTGCCACTTCGACTGCATCTTGCCGGTCGCGCCGAAAATCTCGTGTAGCGACAGCACGGCGTCGTTGGCCGGGTGATAGGCGTAGTGGCAGGTCGGGCGATAGACCACTTTCGACCCGTCGCGCACGGTGAAATAGTCCGCAATCGAGATCGACTCGTTATGGGTGACGAGGAAGCCATATTGCGCGCCCGGTGTCGGGCACCACGAGCGCACGCGCGTGTTGGCGCCCGGCTGTAGCAGATAGATGGCGGCGCCACAGCCCTCGGTGTGCGCCCGGCCGTTCTCCGGCATCCACTTCTCATGCGTGCCCCAGCCGAGTTCGGCCGGCTGCATGCCCTCGGAAACGAAGCCCTCGACCGACCAGGTGTTGACGAACACGTTCATCAGCTTCGGCTTCTTCGACCGCTGGGTGTCGCGCTCGGCGATATGGATGCCCTTGACGCCGAGCTTTTGCGCGAGCTGGCCCCAGCCCTCGCGGCTCTGCGGCTCGTTGATCGTCAGACCTGTATCGCGGGCGATGTCGAGCAGCGCCTGCTTGACGAACCACGACACCATGCCGGGATTGGCGCCGCAGGTGGAGACCGCGGTGGTGCCGCCCGGGCTCTTGTGCTTGGCCGCCAGCAGCGTCTCGCGCAGCGCATAGTTGGAGCGCTTCTCCGGGCCGATCTTCTTGTCGAAATAGAAGCCGAGCCACGGCTCCACGACGGTGTCGATGTAGAGCGCGCCGATCTCGCGGCACAGCGTCATGATGTCGACCGACGAAGTATCGACCGAAAGGTTGACGCAAAAACCCTGGCCGCCGCCGGCGGTGAGCAGCGGCACCAGCACCTCGCGGTAGTTCTCGCGAGTGATACCCTCTTTGATGAAGCGCACGCCGTGCTGCTTGGCGAGCTCGCCGTCCTCATGCGGATCGATGATGACGAAGCGCGACTTGTCATAATCGAAGTGGCGTTCGATCAAGGGCAGCGTGCCTTTGCCGATCGAGCCGAAGCCGATCATGACAATGGGGCCGGAAATTTTCGCATGGATTGGCGCGGACGGGCTCATAAGTGGGTCTCCGGAAAGGTACGGTCTGTCGTGAAGGTGGGATCAGGCGGTGCGGCGCTTCGCGGTCACTTCGATCTCGATCTTCATCTCGGGCTTGTAGAGGCCCGCGACGACGAGAAGCGTAGCGGCGGGGCGGATGTCGCCGAGGACCTCGCCGCAAACGGCGAAATGGGCATCCGCGTCCGCATGGTCGGTGATGTAATACGTCGCGCGGACGATGTCGGCCATCGCGAAACCGCCTTCCTTCAGGGCGGCCTCGATGGTCTTGAAGCAGTTCCGTGACTGGCTCGTGACATCCGCCGGCATCGTCATGGTGGCGTAATCGTAGCCGGTGGTGCCGGCGACAAAGGCGAAGTCGCCGTCGATGACGGCGCGGCTGTAGCCGGCGGTCTTCTCGAACGGCGAGCCGGTGGAGATCAGGCGACGGGGCATCGGAACCTCGATCGTGGGAAGGACTGGGGATGATCCGGGGCGGGTTTGGCGCGGTTTAAGGGCTTTTCGCCTGTGCGCGCAACCCCTCGCGGGACTACCGGGATGGCCTGACAACATCGGAAGCCGGGGGCGCGGAGCCGCCCCAGCGGCGCACCAGGAGGTCCCGCACGATCATGACCGAGATCACGATCAGGAGCACTGTGGTGATGACGCTACGGAGGCGTGGGCGCGCGCCGGCGCCTTTCTCAGGAGGGGTCTCCGGCATGGCGCTACGCCACGCGCGGCACGAGCAGTGCCCTTCTCACCCGGGCTGCCTTCGTCTTGGGCAGCGGCGCGCCGGTCGGCGCGATCATGCCCCAGGCGCCACTGAGCGCGCCCTCACACAGCTCCAGGCCGAGCAGCCGGTCGCGCTCGAACGCACCCGGCAGCGACAGCCCGCCGGTCTTCCGGTGCGAGAAGCCGAAACGGGCGTAATAGGGCGCATCGCCCAGCAGGATTACCGCGCGATGGCCACGCGCCTTCGCCGCCGCGAGCGCGTGGTCCATCAGCGCAGCCCCGACGCCGAGCTGGCGGCAGGAAGCCTCCACCGCCAGCGGGCCGAGCATGAGCGCCGGCTGGCCGCCGGCGCTGACGTGCCACAACCGCACGGTGCCCACCAGGCGGCCCTGCGCGACCGCCGACAGGCTGAGGCCTTCGGCGGGCGCGCGTCCGTCGCGCAGGCGCTGGCAGGTGCGCATATGGCGATTTTCGCCAAAGCAGGCATCCAGCAGCGCCTCGCGCGCAGCGACGTCCGAGGCCTGCTCGCTGCGGATCGCGAACGGAGCGGCGTCAGTGGCGAGGACAGCAGTGGTCTTCCGCAAAGCAGTCATGGCACGTCAGTCCCCGCTTCCACGGCAGGCAAGCCGCGCGAAGCGTTGTCTTGAATTCGGATGTGCAGGGGAGGGAGCCGGCGCACCGGCTCCCGTTATTCGAGCCTCAAACGAGGCGTCAGATGTGGTAGGTCCGCAGCGGCGGGATGCCGTTGAACGCCACCGACGAGTAGGTCGACGTGTACGCCCCGGTGCCTTCGATCAAGAGCTTGTCGCCGATCTCGAGCGTCACCGGAAGCGGATACGGCAGCTTCTCGTACAGCACGTCGGCAGAGTCGCAGGTCGGCCCCGCGAGCACGCACGGCGTCATGTCCGCGCCGTCATGCGGCGTGCGGATGGCGTAGCGGATCGACTCGTCCATCGTCTCGGCGAGACCGCCGAACTTGCCGATGTCGAGATACACCCAGCGCACCTCGTCCTCGTCGCTCTTCTTGGAGATCAGAACGACTTCGGTCTCGATGATGCCGGCATTTCCGACCATGCCACGGCCCGGCTCGATGATGGTTTCCGGGATCTGGTTGCCGAAATGCTTGCGCAGCGCACGGAAGATCGACCGGCCGTATTGCACGACCGGAGGAACGTCCTTGAGGTACCTGGTCGGGAATCCACCGCCCATGTTGACCATGGACAGGCTGATCCCGCGCTCCGCACAGTCACGGAACACCGTCGAGGCCATCGCCAGCGCGCGGTCCCACGCCTTCACCTTGCGCTGCTGCGAGCCGACATGGAACGAGATGCCGCACGGCTCCAGGCCCAGGCGCTTGGCGAGGTCGAGCACCTCGACCGCCATCTCCGGGTCGCAGCCGAACTTCCGCGACAGCGGCCACTCGGCGCCTGCGCAGTCATACAGAATGCGGCAGAACACTTTTGCGCCGGGGGCGGCTCGCGCGATCTTTTCGACCTCTGCAGCGCAGTCGACCGCGAACAGGCGAATGCCGAGCGCGAAGGCGCGCGCGATGTCGCGCTCCTTCTTGATCGTATTGCCATAGGAGATGCGGTCCGGGGTCGCTCCTGCAGTCAGCGCCATTTCGATCTCGGCGACGGTCGCCGTGTCGAAGCACGAGCCCATCGAGGCCAGGAGCTGCAGCACTTCGGGCGCCGGGTTCGCCTTCACCGCGTAGAACACGCGGCTGTCCGGCAAGGCCTTCGCAAAGGTCTGGTAATTGTCGCGCACGACTTCGAGGTCGACCACGAGGCACGGCTCGGTGTCTTGGCCCTCGCTGCGGCGGTTACGCAGGAATTCCTGAATACGTTCGGTCATAGCACCCTCCAAACGGCCCAGCGACGGGACCCGTTCAAATTTTGATCTCGGACATGAGTGCTTCGGCGTTGTCGCACGATGGAGACGCGACGAGGCCTCGAACTCAGACCGAATTGTGCTGCCGTGGATTGGTTGGGAATGCTCCCGCCCGCACACCTGGCAATGAAGGACAAGCCTTTTCAGTAGCCCGCGCCGGCGTTGGAATGCCGGTAGAGACCAAAAAAGCCCGATCCGTCGTTGCTTTAAGTCGCGTCCCCCGTTGAGAGCGGGGTGCGCCGGTTCGCCTCCGGCTGCCAGTCACGGTTGCAAAGGATGCAGAGACCTTCAACGGCATCTCTTGAGAGAGATGCTGGCCACTCGAACAGAAGCGACCCTCGGTTCTTCATCCCTTGGCGGCTGTCCGGCCTCTTGTCCGGATACCTACCGACTGACACACGACCACAGGCACGTGCGAAATTGGGCAAGGCTGGAAATAAGACTTTTGATTCTGCTTCGCAACAATTTTTTTAGGCTGGGGACAAATTTCCCCATGCGTGCTTACAAATTGGTTCTCGGCGCGCGCAGCCGATGAACAAACATGAATGGACGTTAAGATTTCCGCGAGCGCTGCAGCGCCTGTGCCGCAGCGCTTTCTTGAACACGCGCGTCAGGCGCGCTTGAAGAACGGCTCGATGCGTTGCGCGGCGCGGATGAACGCCACCATGATCAGCACGCCGATCCCGAACAGCACCGCCTGGAGGATATGCGCGGCGGTGTCGTCGAGGCCGAACAGGATCGCGAGCGCCCAGCCGCCGGCAAACGCCGCGCCGAACACTTCGGCGCCGATCAGGATCGCCGCCGAGATGACGGTGATGACGCTCGGCCAGACGATCGCGCGGGAGGAGGTGGAAGCGGGCTGTGGGCTCATGGAAAAGGTCCTGTTCAAGGGGCGCAATCTCTCCGAAAAGCCCCCATCTATCAAGCGCAAAAAGCCCAAAAATGCCGCATCGCGTGATATAGATTGCCGCATGTTCCAGAGCGTTTTCAAGCGAAATGGCGACCGGTTCGCGCTAAAGAAAACGCGTCAAAACAAGGTTGGAGCCCGGCCCTGATCAATCAGGGCCGAGAGGGCTCCAGAGGAAAAGACGGGATTTGTGATGTCAGAAACCCTGCAGACGGCAGCCGCTCCGGAAGCTGGAGCAAATCCGCTGCTTCAGCCGTGGCAGGCGCCGTTCGAGACGCCGCCCTTCGCCGAGATCGAGCCGGAGCACTTCCTGCCCGCCTTCGAGCAGGCCTTTGCCGACCATGCCGCCGAGATCGCGGCGATCAGCCATGACCCCACCCTGCCGGACTTCGCCAACACCATCACGGCGCTGGAGCGCTCCGGCAAGCTGCTCTCCAAGGTCGCAGCCGTGTTCTACGACCTGGTCTCGGCGCACTCCAATCCGGCGATTCTCGAGATCGACAAGGAAGTCTCCTTGCGGATGGCGCGGCACTGGAACCCGATCATGATGAACGCGGTGCTGTTCGGCCGCATCGCGATGCTGCACGAGAAGCGCGCCACGCTCGGCCTGACGGCTGAGCAGATGCGGCTGCTGGAGCGCACCTACACCAACTTCTACCGCGCCGGCGCCGGCCTTGACGAGGTTGCCAAGAAGCGGCGGGCCGAGATCAACGAGCGGCTGGCCCAGCTCGGCACCTCGTTCAGCCACCACCTGCTCGGCGACGAGCAGGACTGGTTCATGGAGCTCGGCGAGGACGACCGCGCCGGGCTTCCCGAGGCGTTCGTCGCCGCGGCGAAGGCGGCGGCCGAAGAGCGGGGCATGGCAGGCAAGGCGATCGTGACGCTGTCGCGCTCCTCGGTGGAGCCGTTCCTGAAGAGCTCGTCGCGCCGCGACCTGCGCGAGAAGGTCTTCAAGGCCTTCACCGCGCGCGGCGACAATGGCAACGCCAACGACAACAACGCCACCATCGTGGAGATCCTGGAGCTCCGCGAGGAGGCCGCCAGGATCATGGGCTATCCGACCTACGCCGCCTACCGGCTGGAGGATTCCATGGCCAAGACGCCGGAAGCCGTCCGCAGCCTGCTGGAGCGGGTCTGGAAGCCCGCGCGGGCGCGGGCGCTCGCCGACCGCGACGCGTTGCAGGAGTTGATCGCGGAGGAAGGCGGCAACTTCACCCTCGCGCCGTGGGACTGGCGCTATTATTCCGAAATCCTGCGCCAGCGCCGCGCCAATTTCGACGACGCCGCGATCAAGCCCTATCTGGTTCTCGACCACATGATCGAGGCCGCCTTCGACTGCGCCACCCGCCTGTTCGGGATCACCTTCTCGGAGCGGAAGGACGTCCCGGTCTGGCATCCGGACGTCCGGGTCTGGGAGGTCAAGGACGCCGACGGCAAGCACAAGGCGCTGTTCTACGGCGATTACTTCGCCAGGCCCTCAAAGCGCTCCGGCGCCTGGATGACCTCGCTGCGCGACCAGCAGAAGCTCGACGGCGAGATCGCCCCGCTGATCATCAATGTCTGCAACTTCGCCAAGGGGGCCGGCGGTGAGCCGTCGCTGCTGTCGCCGGACGATGCGCGGACGCTATTCCACGAATTCGGCCATGGCCTGCACGGCATGCTGTCCAACGTGACCTATCCCTCGCTGTCGGGGACATCCGTGTTCACCGATTTCGTAGAGCTGCCCTCGCAGCTCTACGAGCACTGGCAGGAGCAGCCGCAGGTGCTGCGGCAGTTCGCAAAACACTACCAGACCGGCGAGCCGCTGCCGGACGACCTGCTGGCCCGCTTCCTGGCTGCCCGCAAGTTCAACCAGGGCTTTGCCACCGTGGAATTCGTCTCCTCGGCGCTGATCGACCTCGAATTCCACACCCAGCCGGCCGCGGCCAGCCGGGATGTTTCGGCATTCGAGAAGGCCGAATTGGAAAAGATCGGCATGCCCGCGGAAATCGCGCTGCGGCACCGGCCCACGCAGTTCGGTCATATTTTTTCCGGCGATCATTATGCGTCCGGCTATTACAGCTACATGTGGTCGGAAGTGATGGACGCCGACGCCTTTGGCGCCTTCGAGGAGGCCGGCGACATCTTCGATCCCTCAACCGCCAAACGCCTGCACGACGACATCTATTCGTCGGGCGGCTCGCGCGAGCCGGAGGAGGCCTATGTCGCCTTCCGCGGTCGCGAGCCGGAGGCCGACGCGCTGTTGCGGCGTCGGGGCCTGCTCGAAACAACACCGGCGGCCTGAGGTGACATCAACCATGCACCGGTTACTCGGTTCGCTCCTCCTCGCTGCCGTCATCGTGCTCGGCACGGCCACCGCCGAGGCGCATCCGCACGTCTGGATCACCGCCAGGAGCGAGGTGGTCTACGCCCCCGACGGCTCGATCACAGGCGTCCGCCACGCCTGGACCTTTGACGAGATGTTCACGACCTACGCGCTGCAGGGTCTCGAGACCAAGACCAAAGGGGTTTACACCCGCGAAGAGCTGGCGCCGCTGGCGCAGACCAATGTCGAATCGCTGAAGGAGTTCAACTTCTTCACCTTCGCCAGGGCCGACGGCAAGAAGGAGAAGTTTTCAGATCCCGTCGATTACTTCCTCGAATACAGGGACAGCGAGCTGACGCTGCATTTCACGCTGCCGGTCAAAACGCCGTTCAAGGCGAAGCAGGCGGCACTTGAAGTGTTCGATCCTTCCTACTTCATCGATTTCAAGTTCGACGACAAGGATCCGATCAAGCTCAACGGTGCGCCCGCCGCCTGCCAGATGCAGTTCCAGCGGCCGAATGACGGCACCGCCAACGCGCAACGCCTCAACGAGCAGAATTTCATGAACGGCGACAACTCCAACTACGGCGCGATGTTCGCCAATAAGATCACGGTGAATTGCCCGTGAGGTTGTTGCCCGCAGGTCTCGCGCGAGGCATCGCAATCACGGCCGCAGCGTTCGCGGCCGTCATCGTTTTCGATGCCAGCTTGCATGCGCTGATGGCGCAGAATCCGTTCGGCGGTCCGCGCCCGGCCGCCGAGCCGCAGGTCGGCGGCCTGATCGGATGGATCCTCGCCAAGCAATCCGAATTCTACCGCGAGATGTCGGCGACCATACGCGCGGCCAAGTCGGACGGCAGCGCGGTCTGGACGCTGCTTGGGATTTCCTTTGCCTACGGCATCTTTCACGCCGCCGGCCCCGGCCACGGCAAGGCGGTGATCTCGTCCTATCTCGTCGCCAACGAGGAAACCGCGCGGCGCGGCATCGTGCTGTCGTTCGCCTCGGCGCTGCTGCAGGCGCTGGTGGCGGTGGCGCTGGTTGCGGTACTCGCCTGGCTGCTCAGTTCTACCGCCAAGACGATGTGCTCTGCGGAGAAGGTGATCGAGATCGCCAGCTACGCCCTGATCGCAGCGTTCGGCGCCCGGCTGGTCTGGACCAAGGGCGGCGGTTTTATGCGGGCGTTGCAGGCGAAGCCGGCGCCTGCGATGGCGGCTGCGCATCATCACGATCACGATCATCATGATCACGGCCACGACCATGGCCATCACGATCATGGTCATCACCACGACGGTCACCATCCTCACCTTGACCATGCTCACGGCCATGACCATTCGCATGGTGATGGTCACGTTCACGATGAGCATTGCGGTCATTCCCATGGCCCGACGCCCGATCAACTCGCCGGTCCCGGCGGCTGGCAGCGCGGCCTGGGCGCGATCTTCGCCGTAGGTTTAAGGCCCTGTTCGGGCGCGATCCTGGTGCTGGTGTTTTCGCTGGCGCAGGGCCTGTTTCTGGCCGGCATCGCCGCAACCTTCGTGATGGGGCTCGGCACCGCGATCACGGTCGCGACCATCGCCGTGGTCGCCGTATCGGCAAAGGGCATTGCCCGCCGGCTCAGCGCCGGGCGCGAGGGCAGCGGCACGCTCATCATGCGCGGCATCGAATTCGGCGCCGCCGGCCTGGTGCTGCTGTTCGGCCTCGGCCTGTTGTTCGGCTATCTCGCCGCCGAACGCGCGACCTGCCTCTGACCGCCCGCCGCCGACCAAGTCGGTCCAGCAACTGTGTGCGAGGCCACTTCCGGGGGTACACTTATCGGAAATGCAGAAGCGCCTTCGCAATGTCTGCTATTGCGGATGAGCGAACCTCGTCCGACCGCCAGCTGAGAATGTCCGTTCATCAGGGGTAGAGCGGAAGTAGCCGTGGTCCGGTCAAACCGACGCGAATGACCCAAAGCGGACGTTAGTCGGACCGTGCGGCCGACTTGCCAAGAGCTTTTTGGATAAATCGGACTTGGTCGCGCAAGCCGGTTTCGGTGTCTTCGCCATGCGGCAGCGGCGGAATAGTCAGAGCCAGCGGCGAACCTCGGCCTTGTAGCGGCGGTAGTCGTCGCCGAACTTCGCTTCGAGATAGCGCTCCTCGCGGGCGATCACCTGCGTCTGGATTGCGATCAGCACCAACGGGAGCAAGGCGAAGGCGATCGGCCCGTCGAAGCCGATCGCAAGGCCGGCATAGATAAGCGCCATGCCGAGATACATGGGATTGCGGGTCCGCCGATAAGGACCGGTCGTTGCGATGAGGGTCGTTGGCTGCGACGGCGGAACGTTGGTGCCCAGCCGCCGGAACAGCCCCGCCGCCGCAAGCATCATCGCCGCGCCGGCAACGAACAGCAGCGCGCCCGTCGCGACCAGCAACCGCCAGTCGATGCCGAAAGAGCGCAGGGTGACGAACCGCTCCGCTGCCAGCCCCAACAGCAGCGCTCCCAGATAGACGAAGGGCGGAGGGAAGCGCACACCCGCGCTGTCCGGTTCGACGGCCATGCTCATCTC from Bradyrhizobium sp. AZCC 1693 encodes:
- a CDS encoding homospermidine synthase, producing the protein MSPSAPIHAKISGPIVMIGFGSIGKGTLPLIERHFDYDKSRFVIIDPHEDGELAKQHGVRFIKEGITRENYREVLVPLLTAGGGQGFCVNLSVDTSSVDIMTLCREIGALYIDTVVEPWLGFYFDKKIGPEKRSNYALRETLLAAKHKSPGGTTAVSTCGANPGMVSWFVKQALLDIARDTGLTINEPQSREGWGQLAQKLGVKGIHIAERDTQRSKKPKLMNVFVNTWSVEGFVSEGMQPAELGWGTHEKWMPENGRAHTEGCGAAIYLLQPGANTRVRSWCPTPGAQYGFLVTHNESISIADYFTVRDGSKVVYRPTCHYAYHPANDAVLSLHEIFGATGKMQSKWHILDENEIEDGIDELGVLLYGHGKNAYWYGSQLSIEETRRICPYQNATGMQVSSAVLAGMVWALENPEAGIVEADEMDFRRCLEIQMPYLGPVKGFYTDWTPLSDRPGLFPEDIDTSDPWQFRNVLVR
- a CDS encoding RidA family protein, which encodes MPRRLISTGSPFEKTAGYSRAVIDGDFAFVAGTTGYDYATMTMPADVTSQSRNCFKTIEAALKEGGFAMADIVRATYYITDHADADAHFAVCGEVLGDIRPAATLLVVAGLYKPEMKIEIEVTAKRRTA
- a CDS encoding GNAT family N-acetyltransferase, with the protein product MTALRKTTAVLATDAAPFAIRSEQASDVAAREALLDACFGENRHMRTCQRLRDGRAPAEGLSLSAVAQGRLVGTVRLWHVSAGGQPALMLGPLAVEASCRQLGVGAALMDHALAAAKARGHRAVILLGDAPYYARFGFSHRKTGGLSLPGAFERDRLLGLELCEGALSGAWGMIAPTGAPLPKTKAARVRRALLVPRVA
- a CDS encoding type III PLP-dependent enzyme codes for the protein MTERIQEFLRNRRSEGQDTEPCLVVDLEVVRDNYQTFAKALPDSRVFYAVKANPAPEVLQLLASMGSCFDTATVAEIEMALTAGATPDRISYGNTIKKERDIARAFALGIRLFAVDCAAEVEKIARAAPGAKVFCRILYDCAGAEWPLSRKFGCDPEMAVEVLDLAKRLGLEPCGISFHVGSQQRKVKAWDRALAMASTVFRDCAERGISLSMVNMGGGFPTRYLKDVPPVVQYGRSIFRALRKHFGNQIPETIIEPGRGMVGNAGIIETEVVLISKKSDEDEVRWVYLDIGKFGGLAETMDESIRYAIRTPHDGADMTPCVLAGPTCDSADVLYEKLPYPLPVTLEIGDKLLIEGTGAYTSTYSSVAFNGIPPLRTYHI
- a CDS encoding M3 family metallopeptidase, producing MSETLQTAAAPEAGANPLLQPWQAPFETPPFAEIEPEHFLPAFEQAFADHAAEIAAISHDPTLPDFANTITALERSGKLLSKVAAVFYDLVSAHSNPAILEIDKEVSLRMARHWNPIMMNAVLFGRIAMLHEKRATLGLTAEQMRLLERTYTNFYRAGAGLDEVAKKRRAEINERLAQLGTSFSHHLLGDEQDWFMELGEDDRAGLPEAFVAAAKAAAEERGMAGKAIVTLSRSSVEPFLKSSSRRDLREKVFKAFTARGDNGNANDNNATIVEILELREEAARIMGYPTYAAYRLEDSMAKTPEAVRSLLERVWKPARARALADRDALQELIAEEGGNFTLAPWDWRYYSEILRQRRANFDDAAIKPYLVLDHMIEAAFDCATRLFGITFSERKDVPVWHPDVRVWEVKDADGKHKALFYGDYFARPSKRSGAWMTSLRDQQKLDGEIAPLIINVCNFAKGAGGEPSLLSPDDARTLFHEFGHGLHGMLSNVTYPSLSGTSVFTDFVELPSQLYEHWQEQPQVLRQFAKHYQTGEPLPDDLLARFLAARKFNQGFATVEFVSSALIDLEFHTQPAAASRDVSAFEKAELEKIGMPAEIALRHRPTQFGHIFSGDHYASGYYSYMWSEVMDADAFGAFEEAGDIFDPSTAKRLHDDIYSSGGSREPEEAYVAFRGREPEADALLRRRGLLETTPAA
- a CDS encoding DUF1007 family protein, whose amino-acid sequence is MHRLLGSLLLAAVIVLGTATAEAHPHVWITARSEVVYAPDGSITGVRHAWTFDEMFTTYALQGLETKTKGVYTREELAPLAQTNVESLKEFNFFTFARADGKKEKFSDPVDYFLEYRDSELTLHFTLPVKTPFKAKQAALEVFDPSYFIDFKFDDKDPIKLNGAPAACQMQFQRPNDGTANAQRLNEQNFMNGDNSNYGAMFANKITVNCP
- a CDS encoding nickel/cobalt transporter, translating into MPVRLLPAGLARGIAITAAAFAAVIVFDASLHALMAQNPFGGPRPAAEPQVGGLIGWILAKQSEFYREMSATIRAAKSDGSAVWTLLGISFAYGIFHAAGPGHGKAVISSYLVANEETARRGIVLSFASALLQALVAVALVAVLAWLLSSTAKTMCSAEKVIEIASYALIAAFGARLVWTKGGGFMRALQAKPAPAMAAAHHHDHDHHDHGHDHGHHDHGHHHDGHHPHLDHAHGHDHSHGDGHVHDEHCGHSHGPTPDQLAGPGGWQRGLGAIFAVGLRPCSGAILVLVFSLAQGLFLAGIAATFVMGLGTAITVATIAVVAVSAKGIARRLSAGREGSGTLIMRGIEFGAAGLVLLFGLGLLFGYLAAERATCL
- a CDS encoding methyltransferase family protein — translated: MAVEPDSAGVRFPPPFVYLGALLLGLAAERFVTLRSFGIDWRLLVATGALLFVAGAAMMLAAAGLFRRLGTNVPPSQPTTLIATTGPYRRTRNPMYLGMALIYAGLAIGFDGPIAFALLPLVLIAIQTQVIAREERYLEAKFGDDYRRYKAEVRRWL